The Chaetodon auriga isolate fChaAug3 chromosome 4, fChaAug3.hap1, whole genome shotgun sequence region ACTGGCACGCTTTCACTAATGTGAAATCTAACGTTAAGTACTTCTGTGATGCTCCATGCTCGACAGACAGTCACATCATTGTCAAAGCAGCAGTTGGACAGACTAAACACAGGAATCGGATAAAGTTAGTTAACAGTGTAGAAGGTGCATTTGTCACCTTCACTAATCTCCAAAAGTCAGACTCAAAGAGATATTATTGTGGAGCAGAGAGGGTTGGCCGTGATCCACTGATAGAGGTGAATCTCAAAGTTACAGATGGTACGTTTATGTTCTTCATTCCTTTCTTTAAAATAGACTTCTCCTTTGTCAAAAGTAATAACTGTCCAAATAGTTGATTATGATATTCTGTCTGTTATTTTCTGCTGAGTGTTCAGGTCCCAAGACAACTCCAAAAGCATTTGATGTAACCAGCTCCACGCTGTCTTCAAGCAGCACAGATATCATTCCTGATACTTCcacatcatccatcatccattcTACAACAACTCCTgcatcagcagcacaaagagctGGTATGAAGACCTCTCATCCGAACATGACACATGAACAATTTTATTCATACACGACACCAACGACCAAtcacataaaagcaaaatgtttccATGTTATTTCCTCTAAATCTGGGTAAATGAACATTTGAATTTAATTCAGACATTTCTTGCgtttttgctcttctttttctAACAGGTGTCAGGTCATTCACAAATTAGTGGTATTCACTTACCTCTGTGAGGAGAGAGCTGCAGTTTAAAGTATGATCAACCTGCTAAtctttcccccttttctctctttggcCAGGCATTGGACCGTATTTGATTGCaggtttcattttaataataatcTTAGTGGTGGCTGCACTGATGCTTACCAAGAACGTGATCAAGAAACAGCAAAGTAAGACACACAAACCAGATGTGTACAGGTTAATGGTATAGGTGACAAATATTTTACCCCCCCAAAATGAGGCTCTAAATCTAAAAGAGTAATAACAGTGGATACGCAAGGATAGGACTTTTAATGTCAGTTCTTCTATAAATACTTGAATAAACTGGGATTGAGATTAGCACAGCATGGTGTAGTAATTTATGgtcatactgtacatgcaggcTTGtgatttgtctttctctcctctgcgcacacagacacacacacagacacacacacacacacacacacacacacactatgtgaTGTGTGGATGCATTTTATACGAATTGAAGACAACATTACTCATTACAATAAGTGCAATAAAATCGTTATGAAAAGTGCTGAGTAAGGGTTTGCCTATAGGACACCAAAACATCCAGGAACCTCACTGTACCATGATGTAATCTATCACATATCCATCCAATGACCATTATTTTGGTCGATGAGATAAGCAAATGCTTccctgcatgtttttcagcGATTGTTACCACCCAGCAACCGGACGCAGGAGAGGTgagttttgccattttcagtCTTAAACCATGTGTAGTGCTGTTTCTGCTGGATCTCCCACACCGATGCTTAAATACTGccccttgttttcttttcttgtgtCTCATGTTCATGCTGTTCAGGATGGAGTAGATCAAGTCTTTgaaaaaataaacctttttcaATGTTATTGCTATTTTACTTCCTCCTTGacagtgagtgtgagagtgaaagTCTCAATTGCACCAATATGTTTAACATTTGCAAGAATTTGCAACAACTACATGTCTCAGTCTTCATCATTATTGGTCAAATGTGTCATTGAAGGCGGTTTTACAGTGTCCACTGTTCACAGTGTCTACAGCTGCACGTGGATCTGTGAGGCACTTGAGTTCAGCAGTATGGAAAATTTCATTGGACTTAAATAGTTGTAACATGTCCTTTTTTGTGATGCGCAAAGTCATATCCAC contains the following coding sequences:
- the LOC143318961 gene encoding uncharacterized protein LOC143318961, whose amino-acid sequence is MIKFFAYSCLLSALTVVGMTSLNIKGHVGEQVTIKCSDWHAFTNVKSNVKYFCDAPCSTDSHIIVKAAVGQTKHRNRIKLVNSVEGAFVTFTNLQKSDSKRYYCGAERVGRDPLIEVNLKVTDAECSGPKTTPKAFDVTSSTLSSSSTDIIPDTSTSSIIHSTTTPASAAQRAGIGPYLIAGFILIIILVVAALMLTKNVIKKQQTIVTTQQPDAGEGPADTDGVYQSLHLFMKDEEVYSTLKTTQTVCDSTSMSQ